In a genomic window of Vicinamibacteria bacterium:
- a CDS encoding aminotransferase class III-fold pyridoxal phosphate-dependent enzyme, producing MSARDYPHIVVAPPGPKSRKVVEKDQEWSSTSYIKAYPLVVSRGRGAMLEDADGNRYLDFMAGIAVASTGWAHPRVVSAIQDAAGKFQHLCGTDFFSEPMSVLLERLAQLAPGKSKKRVFLTNSGTEAVEGAIKLVRSATRRPALIAFKGAFHGRSYGAMSLTSSKVAQRAHFG from the coding sequence ATGTCCGCACGTGACTATCCGCATATCGTCGTGGCTCCGCCCGGGCCCAAGAGCCGCAAGGTGGTCGAGAAGGACCAGGAGTGGTCTTCGACTTCCTACATCAAGGCATATCCGCTCGTGGTGTCCCGCGGGCGAGGCGCCATGCTCGAGGACGCGGACGGCAACCGCTACCTCGACTTCATGGCCGGCATCGCGGTCGCCTCGACCGGCTGGGCACATCCCAGAGTGGTCTCTGCGATCCAGGATGCCGCAGGAAAGTTCCAGCATCTTTGTGGGACGGATTTCTTCTCCGAGCCGATGTCGGTTCTGCTCGAACGGTTGGCCCAGCTCGCGCCCGGCAAGAGCAAGAAGAGGGTCTTCCTCACGAACTCCGGAACCGAGGCCGTCGAGGGAGCTATCAAGCTGGTCCGCTCGGCGACGCGGCGACCCGCCCTGATCGCTTTCAAGGGCGCATTTCACGGCCGCTCTTACGGTGCGATGAGCCTCACGTCCAGCAAGGTGGCGCAGCGAGCGCACTTCGG
- a CDS encoding alginate export family protein, whose amino-acid sequence MRLLAVLFALGVSFPLAAQEKKAETLKDALAKGDPAISLRYRYEIVDEVPFEKNAYASTLRTTLSYRTLPFKGFSAFLEAQNVASIGEDLFDNRGAGDLANGVTDRPAVADPSQTRMQQVYLRLDALETAFDFGRREIIYGDHRFIGNVGWRQNHQTFDAINLSNRTFGRATISYAFADKVVQITGAEKEMSSHLLNGLVRLDPEVSLELYLYLLDYDALPDSGLSSQSYGGKLSGTKPIAQKYRLHFQAQYAWQSDFADNPVEVSADYLHLIGGVGFPGDVNVRVGRELLGGSPETGAFQTPLATVHLFNGWADKFTTTPADGVVDWYVSLDGKAGPLSWLVVYHDFAADTGQGSYGTEWDAQAIYPTSWRQSFGAKLALYREDGFSTDTSKIWFWTEYGF is encoded by the coding sequence ATGCGTCTTCTCGCCGTCTTGTTTGCCCTCGGTGTGTCCTTCCCACTCGCGGCCCAGGAGAAGAAAGCCGAAACACTGAAAGACGCTCTGGCCAAAGGTGATCCGGCGATCTCGTTACGGTACCGCTACGAGATCGTCGATGAAGTCCCTTTCGAGAAGAACGCCTATGCCTCGACCCTGCGGACGACGCTTTCCTACCGAACCCTCCCTTTCAAAGGGTTCAGCGCCTTTCTCGAAGCGCAGAACGTCGCGAGCATCGGCGAGGACCTTTTCGACAACCGCGGCGCCGGTGACCTCGCGAACGGCGTAACCGATCGTCCCGCGGTCGCGGACCCGAGCCAGACGCGGATGCAGCAGGTGTACCTGAGGCTCGACGCGCTCGAAACCGCGTTCGACTTCGGCCGGCGTGAGATTATCTACGGAGATCACCGGTTCATCGGAAACGTCGGCTGGCGGCAGAACCACCAGACGTTCGACGCAATCAATCTCTCGAACCGTACCTTCGGTCGCGCGACGATCTCCTACGCCTTCGCCGACAAGGTCGTTCAGATTACCGGCGCCGAGAAGGAGATGAGCTCTCATCTCCTCAACGGCCTGGTGAGGCTCGATCCCGAAGTCTCGCTCGAGCTGTACCTCTACCTTCTCGACTACGACGCGCTCCCCGACAGCGGACTCTCGAGCCAGAGTTACGGGGGAAAGCTCTCGGGAACGAAACCCATCGCCCAGAAGTACCGTCTGCACTTTCAGGCGCAGTATGCCTGGCAGTCGGACTTCGCCGACAATCCGGTTGAGGTAAGCGCCGACTACCTGCACTTGATTGGCGGCGTAGGGTTCCCCGGGGACGTGAACGTCAGGGTTGGACGCGAGCTCCTGGGCGGCTCGCCCGAGACAGGTGCATTCCAGACGCCTCTCGCTACCGTTCACCTATTCAATGGCTGGGCCGACAAATTCACCACGACGCCGGCTGACGGAGTGGTCGACTGGTATGTGAGCTTGGACGGCAAGGCGGGCCCGTTGTCCTGGCTCGTCGTCTATCACGATTTCGCAGCCGACACGGGTCAAGGCTCCTATGGCACGGAGTGGGACGCGCAAGCGATTTATCCCACGTCGTGGCGCCAGAGCTTCGGCGCCAAGCTCGCGCTCTACCGCGAGGACGGCTTCTCGACCGACACCAGCAAGATCTGGTTCTGGACGGAATACGGCTTCTGA
- a CDS encoding GNAT family N-acetyltransferase, protein MTTENEDTLGVVVRRLLPEDLEAVIRVDEKATGRRREEYFKLKLRQALSDTGVQISLGAEIDGNFAGYLLARVYYGEFGSLEPAAVLDTLGVHPDFRRRGVGTALIDQLRTNLLGLGIRTLETEVSWKDTDLLAFFSREGFVPAGRLCLDLDLMVAGPGSATWSSDRRSASNRHPPFSLKG, encoded by the coding sequence ATGACGACGGAAAACGAAGATACACTGGGCGTCGTGGTAAGGCGCCTCCTGCCCGAGGATCTCGAAGCGGTGATCCGCGTGGACGAGAAGGCTACGGGCCGAAGGCGTGAAGAGTACTTCAAGCTGAAACTGCGCCAGGCGCTCTCCGACACGGGCGTTCAAATCTCCTTGGGAGCCGAGATCGACGGTAATTTCGCCGGGTATCTTCTCGCCCGCGTCTATTACGGAGAGTTCGGGAGCCTCGAGCCCGCCGCCGTCCTCGATACCCTGGGCGTCCATCCCGACTTTCGGCGCCGCGGCGTAGGCACCGCTCTCATCGATCAGCTTCGGACGAACCTCCTCGGACTCGGCATCCGCACGCTCGAAACCGAGGTGAGCTGGAAGGACACTGACCTTCTCGCTTTCTTCAGCCGCGAGGGCTTCGTGCCCGCTGGGCGCCTGTGTCTGGACCTCGACCTCATGGTAGCCGGTCCCGGCAGCGCCACGTGGAGCAGCGATCGACGGTCGGCTTCGAATCGTCACCCGCCGTTCAGCCTCAAAGGATGA
- the bcrD gene encoding benzoyl-CoA reductase subunit D: MPEKKGGPAVRCGGIDVGSSAIKVAVVEEETNGGELRLLAHGVERIRKRHPLTVLQELFQGTIEDAGLSREELDYIATTGEGELVPFRTGHFYGMTAHARGALHLDPEARAAVDIGALHTRAILMDERAKVLGYRMTSQCASGSGQFLENIGRYLGVTLEEIGPLSLQADDPEACSSICAVLAETDVINMVSRGITVPNIIKGIHQSMAGRYLRLITSTRASGVVMVTGGLAADVGLLQAMREAAAEQNVGVEVRAHPLSVLAGALGAAIWGAFRYRKLAEKGVSLSA, translated from the coding sequence ATGCCTGAGAAGAAAGGCGGACCCGCGGTGCGGTGCGGCGGCATCGATGTGGGCTCGTCCGCCATCAAAGTGGCCGTCGTGGAAGAAGAGACGAACGGTGGCGAGCTGCGTCTCCTCGCCCACGGCGTGGAGCGTATTCGAAAGCGCCACCCTCTCACGGTGCTTCAAGAGCTCTTCCAAGGAACGATCGAGGACGCGGGGCTTTCGCGGGAAGAGCTCGACTACATCGCGACTACGGGGGAGGGTGAGCTCGTCCCCTTCCGCACCGGGCACTTCTACGGCATGACGGCCCACGCGCGCGGGGCCCTGCATCTTGATCCCGAAGCGCGAGCCGCCGTCGACATCGGGGCGCTCCACACCCGGGCCATCCTGATGGATGAGCGCGCCAAGGTGCTCGGCTACCGCATGACGAGCCAGTGCGCATCGGGCTCGGGGCAGTTCCTCGAGAACATCGGCCGCTACCTGGGCGTGACGCTCGAGGAGATCGGACCCCTGTCGCTACAGGCCGACGACCCCGAGGCCTGCTCGTCGATCTGCGCCGTGCTGGCCGAGACCGACGTCATCAACATGGTCTCGAGGGGCATCACCGTGCCCAACATCATCAAGGGCATTCATCAGTCCATGGCCGGACGATACCTGCGCCTCATCACGTCCACCCGGGCGAGCGGGGTCGTGATGGTCACCGGAGGGCTCGCGGCAGATGTCGGCCTCCTGCAAGCGATGCGAGAAGCGGCGGCAGAGCAGAATGTCGGTGTCGAGGTCCGGGCTCACCCCCTGTCGGTTCTGGCAGGCGCGCTCGGGGCGGCCATCTGGGGCGCCTTCCGCTACCGAAAACTGGCAGAAAAAGGCGTCTCCCTGTCCGCGTGA
- a CDS encoding BadF/BadG/BcrA/BcrD ATPase family protein — MNFVVGIDLGSTTTKAVILDESARTLGRGITNSRSNYDAACEIALAEALINARFSRIASELVGTGMTADEQEKCLSELEGRFRYQQFLGQLRVLREEIARVLSALDHGADYASVTERILGAIEKEAVALFAEGATRKSDFFRDLAGSAYLRHAEDEAREAGLSFDLLVGLYDKAILDVENATSAAGTFEDHAAAALARIESPPRELVSALERVSRVPLRQLASVGTGYGRARLPFPEGRIRSEILCHGLGAHAMFPATRTVLDIGGQDTKAIQVDGDGIVTSFQMNDRCAAGCGRYLGYIADEMNLGLHELGPLASRSQRPVRINSTCTVFAGAELRERLSLGEKREDILAGLHRAIILRAMSLLARSGGVTDQFTFTGGVARNPAAVEALRKLVFENYGEVTVNISPESIYTGALGAALFALRAVERFDA, encoded by the coding sequence ATGAACTTCGTCGTGGGTATCGATCTCGGATCGACGACCACCAAGGCGGTCATCCTGGACGAAAGCGCACGGACCCTCGGCCGCGGCATCACCAACAGCCGAAGCAACTACGACGCCGCCTGTGAGATCGCGCTCGCCGAAGCGCTCATCAACGCCCGCTTTTCCCGCATCGCTTCGGAGCTCGTAGGAACCGGCATGACGGCGGACGAACAGGAAAAGTGTCTCTCCGAGCTCGAGGGCCGCTTCCGCTACCAACAGTTCCTTGGCCAGCTCCGCGTGCTCCGCGAGGAGATTGCGCGCGTCCTCTCTGCGCTCGATCACGGAGCGGACTACGCGTCGGTGACCGAGCGGATCCTGGGCGCGATCGAGAAAGAGGCCGTGGCTCTCTTTGCCGAGGGCGCCACTCGTAAGAGCGATTTCTTCCGCGACCTCGCGGGAAGCGCCTATCTCCGCCACGCCGAAGACGAAGCGAGAGAGGCGGGGCTGTCGTTCGATTTGCTCGTTGGCCTCTACGACAAGGCGATTCTCGACGTCGAGAACGCGACTTCCGCCGCGGGCACGTTCGAGGACCATGCCGCCGCGGCGCTCGCGCGCATCGAATCTCCGCCTCGAGAGCTCGTATCGGCTCTCGAGCGCGTGAGCCGTGTCCCCCTCCGGCAGCTCGCGAGCGTGGGTACGGGTTACGGGCGCGCCCGCCTCCCGTTCCCCGAAGGACGAATTCGCTCGGAGATCCTCTGCCACGGGCTCGGGGCGCACGCCATGTTTCCCGCAACTCGGACGGTGCTCGACATCGGGGGCCAGGACACCAAGGCCATCCAGGTCGACGGCGATGGGATCGTGACATCGTTCCAGATGAACGACCGGTGCGCCGCGGGATGCGGTCGCTACCTCGGCTACATCGCCGACGAGATGAATCTTGGCCTCCACGAGCTCGGACCGCTCGCGTCGCGCTCGCAACGTCCGGTCCGTATCAACTCCACTTGCACCGTCTTCGCCGGCGCCGAGCTCCGCGAGAGGCTGTCGCTCGGAGAAAAGCGCGAGGACATTCTCGCCGGTCTCCATCGCGCCATCATACTGAGAGCGATGTCGCTTCTCGCCCGCTCGGGTGGCGTCACCGATCAATTCACTTTCACCGGAGGCGTCGCCCGGAACCCCGCCGCGGTGGAAGCGCTTCGAAAGCTCGTCTTCGAGAACTACGGTGAGGTGACGGTCAACATCTCGCCCGAATCGATCTACACCGGTGCCCTGGGAGCCGCGCTCTTTGCCCTCCGCGCGGTGGAGCGTTTCGATGCCTGA
- the bcrB gene encoding benzoyl-CoA reductase subunit B produces the protein MTDANVSKDSSQLRQKQMIAEHFHRLAVSPETGEKSAYTFVPGNLTELLLSFDLVPVLPEINALQSAMRGKSRQYIALAEKLGHSEDVCTYVKSDVGMMKSGNVGPTGERLPDPDVLLLSYTGCFTFMKWFEILKEEYHCPIVMLHVPYQAEGRITDSMRNYVVEQLERKVIPLLERVSGRAYDEKRLKECLGLSAEAEDDLVWVLESAKNVPSPIDAYFGGVYYIGPIFSAFRGTQGAVDYYRALRREVDERVREHRGPVTPDGDMKEERYRVVVEGPPNWTNFREFWKMFADEGAVVVASTYTKVGGVYDTGFRHDPRRPLESLAEYCLGCYTNLSLPQRVRMLERYVKEYRADGFLINSVKSCNSFSAGQLHILREVESRVGRPGGFVESDLVDPRYFSASNIKNRLESYFQMLEQKKAGRREAS, from the coding sequence ATGACGGACGCGAACGTCTCCAAGGATTCGAGCCAGCTGCGACAGAAGCAGATGATCGCGGAGCACTTCCATCGGCTGGCCGTATCTCCCGAGACGGGTGAGAAGTCCGCTTACACCTTCGTTCCCGGAAACCTCACCGAGCTCCTCTTGAGCTTCGACCTCGTACCGGTTCTGCCGGAGATTAACGCCCTCCAATCGGCGATGAGGGGCAAGAGCCGGCAGTATATCGCGCTCGCAGAGAAGCTCGGCCATTCCGAGGACGTCTGCACCTACGTGAAGTCCGACGTCGGAATGATGAAGTCGGGAAACGTCGGCCCCACCGGTGAAAGGCTTCCCGACCCCGACGTGCTCCTCTTGTCCTATACGGGCTGCTTCACTTTCATGAAATGGTTCGAGATCTTGAAGGAGGAGTACCACTGTCCCATCGTCATGCTCCACGTGCCCTATCAAGCCGAGGGCAGGATCACCGACTCGATGCGCAACTACGTGGTCGAACAGCTCGAGCGCAAAGTCATTCCTCTCCTCGAGCGGGTGAGCGGGCGGGCCTATGACGAGAAGCGGTTGAAGGAATGTCTCGGCCTGTCCGCGGAGGCCGAGGACGACCTCGTGTGGGTATTGGAGTCGGCGAAGAACGTGCCCTCACCGATCGATGCCTATTTCGGCGGGGTCTACTACATCGGCCCCATCTTCAGCGCGTTCCGCGGTACCCAGGGGGCGGTGGATTACTACCGAGCACTCCGGCGCGAGGTGGACGAACGCGTCCGCGAGCACAGGGGGCCCGTCACCCCGGACGGGGACATGAAGGAGGAACGCTACCGCGTGGTGGTGGAAGGCCCGCCCAACTGGACGAACTTCCGGGAGTTCTGGAAGATGTTCGCCGACGAGGGCGCGGTCGTGGTCGCTTCGACTTACACCAAGGTCGGCGGCGTCTACGACACCGGCTTTCGCCACGATCCTCGACGGCCGCTCGAGTCGCTCGCCGAGTACTGTCTCGGCTGTTACACGAACTTGAGCCTGCCCCAGCGCGTCCGGATGCTCGAGCGTTACGTGAAGGAGTACCGGGCGGACGGCTTTCTCATCAACTCCGTCAAGAGCTGCAACTCGTTTTCCGCGGGACAGCTCCACATCCTCCGTGAGGTCGAGAGCAGGGTGGGCCGTCCGGGGGGGTTCGTGGAGAGCGATCTCGTGGATCCTCGCTACTTCTCCGCATCCAACATCAAGAACCGCCTCGAGTCCTACTTCCAGATGCTCGAGCAGAAGAAGGCCGGGAGGCGCGAAGCGTCATGA
- the bcrC gene encoding benzoyl-CoA reductase subunit C produces the protein MSSRFLEARSAGALAIQAESLYRDYRLPAVHEWKREKGGLAIGYMPIYVPREILHAQGALPVGILGGGDDLEIIRGDAFYQSYICHIPRSTIELGLNGSLDVLDGMLFPAICDVIRNLSGIWKMKFPDKLVRYLDVPQDFDREVGGVFYREELEALARDLASRGARAYDPESLRRSIAVHNENRGLVRELYRLRRDEPWKLPTSELYSVLRASVVMPVEDSTKLLRTYRALVDAADDRKPMDQARVVFTGTFCEQPPLGLIKTLERAGCYIVDDDFIQVHRFMHRDLSTKGDPMDCLVVAFLEDAVSSPTRYIGEDVKGRELRERVRDARAEGVLFGAPSFCDPALLDQPMVSRTLDESGIPWTAFKYSENGGQFQVIREQAGTFADSIKLWSEVS, from the coding sequence ATGAGCTCACGCTTTCTCGAGGCGAGGTCGGCGGGTGCGCTGGCGATCCAGGCCGAATCGCTCTATCGAGATTATCGGCTTCCGGCGGTTCACGAGTGGAAGCGTGAGAAGGGCGGTCTCGCCATCGGCTACATGCCGATCTACGTTCCCCGCGAGATCCTCCACGCCCAGGGCGCTCTTCCCGTCGGAATACTCGGGGGAGGCGACGACCTCGAGATCATTCGGGGGGACGCCTTCTACCAGTCCTATATCTGCCACATCCCCCGGAGCACGATCGAGCTCGGCCTGAACGGGAGCCTCGACGTTCTCGATGGGATGCTCTTCCCCGCAATTTGCGACGTCATCCGGAACCTTTCCGGGATCTGGAAGATGAAATTTCCCGACAAGCTCGTCCGTTACCTCGACGTGCCTCAGGACTTCGACCGCGAGGTGGGAGGGGTCTTCTACCGCGAAGAGCTCGAGGCCCTCGCGCGGGATCTGGCCTCGCGGGGCGCCCGCGCCTACGATCCGGAATCTCTCCGGCGCTCGATTGCCGTCCACAACGAGAACCGCGGCCTCGTCCGGGAGCTCTATCGACTAAGGCGCGACGAGCCCTGGAAACTCCCGACGAGCGAGCTCTACTCCGTGCTCCGAGCGAGCGTCGTCATGCCCGTCGAGGACTCGACGAAGCTTCTCAGAACCTACCGCGCGCTCGTCGATGCCGCCGACGACCGTAAGCCGATGGACCAGGCGCGCGTCGTCTTCACCGGGACGTTCTGCGAGCAGCCGCCTCTGGGCCTGATCAAAACACTCGAGCGCGCGGGCTGTTACATCGTTGACGACGATTTCATCCAGGTGCACCGCTTCATGCACCGCGATCTCTCCACGAAGGGCGACCCGATGGATTGCCTCGTCGTCGCATTTCTCGAGGATGCCGTCTCGAGCCCCACGCGCTACATCGGCGAGGACGTAAAAGGCAGGGAGCTCCGGGAGCGTGTACGCGACGCCCGCGCCGAAGGCGTTCTGTTCGGCGCCCCCAGCTTCTGCGATCCCGCTCTTCTCGACCAGCCCATGGTGAGCCGCACGCTCGACGAGAGCGGCATCCCCTGGACCGCTTTCAAGTACTCGGAGAACGGAGGGCAGTTCCAGGTGATTCGTGAGCAGGCGGGAACCTTCGCCGATTCGATCAAACTCTGGAGTGAGGTCTCATGA
- a CDS encoding enoyl-CoA hydratase/isomerase family protein: protein MEATKAFLGVEPLEHGALWDVVFGGTKGNILDLALIEQWIALFEKARTSPDLRAVRIRGEGAHFSFGASVHEHLPGEVTKMLPRFHQLFRSMVDSGVVCLAVVRGNCLGGGLELVSFCHRVFASPDARLGQPEIVLGVFAPIASMLLSERIGRANAEDLCLSGRIVASDEALRMGLVDALSQDPEAAALHYAREHLLHRSASSLRYAVKAARFGVRARLDEELRALERVYLDELMETEDAVEGLKAFIEKRPPQWRNA, encoded by the coding sequence ATGGAAGCGACGAAAGCGTTCCTCGGAGTCGAGCCGCTCGAGCACGGTGCCCTTTGGGACGTCGTTTTCGGAGGCACGAAGGGCAACATTCTCGATCTCGCGCTCATCGAGCAGTGGATCGCGCTATTCGAGAAGGCGCGCACGTCCCCCGATTTACGGGCCGTCAGGATCCGGGGTGAAGGCGCTCACTTCTCGTTCGGTGCGAGCGTCCACGAGCACCTTCCCGGCGAGGTCACGAAGATGCTCCCCCGGTTTCATCAGTTGTTCCGCTCGATGGTGGACAGCGGCGTCGTCTGTCTCGCCGTCGTTCGGGGAAACTGTCTCGGCGGCGGGCTCGAGCTCGTGAGCTTCTGTCACCGCGTGTTCGCCTCACCCGACGCCAGGCTCGGCCAGCCCGAGATCGTCCTCGGCGTCTTTGCCCCAATCGCGTCGATGCTGCTCTCCGAGCGTATCGGTCGAGCGAATGCCGAGGATCTCTGCCTGAGCGGACGGATCGTCGCTTCCGACGAAGCGCTCCGGATGGGGCTCGTCGACGCGCTCTCCCAGGATCCCGAGGCGGCCGCCTTGCACTACGCTCGGGAGCATCTGCTGCATCGCTCGGCATCGAGTCTGCGCTACGCCGTGAAGGCCGCGCGCTTCGGCGTCCGGGCCCGGCTCGACGAAGAGCTTCGCGCCCTCGAGCGCGTCTATCTCGACGAGCTCATGGAGACCGAAGACGCGGTGGAGGGGCTGAAGGCGTTCATCGAGAAGCGACCGCCTCAATGGAGAAACGCATGA
- the oah gene encoding 6-oxocyclohex-1-ene-1-carbonyl-CoA hydratase: MEHKNHDLVSDTERPGVLYEELSLTDPEGKVIPGLHSVRIVLDNPSQLNSYTTEMVKSVILGMRRASNDRAAVAVVFTGSGDRAFCTGGNTKEYAEYYAGRPEEYRQYMRLFNDMVSAILMCDKPVICRVNGMRIAGGQEIGMACDFSVAQDLALFGQAGPKHGSAPDGGSTDFLPLFVGIERAMESCTLCEHWSAHKAYRLGLLTKIVPSLEVNGRFAPNPLVVTDRWVDERGSIVYGEPKTGAAREEGKEKMASGTVNLAPLDAEIRSLVYKLAMTMPGCLTKTLESVRKHKLEHWDRNKESSRAWLALNMTTEGRAGFRAFHEGTKACREADFLLLRRRLAEGATWSEELTEEILARAHGRA; this comes from the coding sequence ATGGAGCACAAGAACCACGATCTCGTAAGCGACACCGAACGTCCCGGCGTCCTCTACGAGGAATTGTCACTGACCGATCCCGAGGGCAAAGTGATTCCGGGACTCCACTCGGTTCGCATCGTCCTGGACAACCCTTCCCAGCTCAACTCCTACACTACGGAGATGGTCAAGAGCGTCATTCTCGGTATGCGGCGCGCCTCGAACGATCGCGCCGCGGTGGCGGTCGTCTTCACCGGAAGCGGCGACCGCGCCTTCTGCACCGGAGGCAATACCAAGGAGTACGCCGAATACTACGCCGGGAGGCCCGAGGAGTACCGGCAGTACATGCGGCTGTTCAACGACATGGTGAGCGCGATCCTCATGTGCGACAAGCCCGTCATCTGCCGGGTGAACGGGATGCGCATCGCGGGGGGGCAGGAGATCGGCATGGCGTGCGATTTCTCCGTGGCGCAGGACCTGGCGCTCTTCGGTCAGGCGGGCCCGAAGCACGGCTCGGCCCCCGATGGCGGGAGCACGGATTTCCTTCCTTTGTTCGTCGGGATCGAGCGGGCCATGGAGAGCTGTACCCTCTGTGAGCATTGGAGCGCCCACAAGGCCTACCGGCTCGGGCTCCTGACCAAGATCGTTCCCTCTCTCGAGGTCAACGGACGCTTCGCCCCGAATCCATTGGTGGTGACCGATCGCTGGGTAGACGAGCGGGGGTCGATCGTCTACGGGGAGCCGAAGACGGGAGCGGCGCGCGAGGAAGGGAAGGAAAAGATGGCGAGCGGGACGGTGAACCTCGCGCCTCTGGACGCGGAAATACGAAGCCTGGTCTACAAGCTCGCGATGACGATGCCGGGATGTCTCACGAAGACGCTCGAGAGCGTGCGCAAGCACAAGCTCGAGCATTGGGACCGTAACAAAGAGTCGAGCCGGGCGTGGCTCGCGCTCAACATGACGACCGAGGGACGGGCGGGCTTTCGCGCCTTTCACGAGGGCACGAAGGCGTGCCGCGAAGCGGACTTCCTTCTTCTGAGACGCCGGCTCGCGGAGGGGGCAACCTGGTCGGAGGAGCTGACCGAGGAAATCCTCGCCCGAGCACACGGAAGGGCTTGA
- the had gene encoding 6-hydroxycyclohex-1-ene-1-carbonyl-CoA dehydrogenase → MRITSWVFEAPGKPMVPLERDVQPGRGEVLVQVAGCGVCHTDLGFVYGGVRTRHPLPLCLGHEVSGRVVEAGTDAESWLSKDVIVPAVIPCGRCAACKAGRASVCPHQVFPGNDVHGGFATHLAVPARGLCRVPDLLDPGKNPSGADLQSLSVIADAVSTPYQAVRQSGLGEGDLAVFVGVGGVGGFGVQIAKAFGAEVVAVDVDDERLDALSRYGASVTIGSAAIEANEVKNRVRAFAGEHDIPSWRWRIFETSGSPSGQMTAYSLLVPGSYLGVVGYTPEKIELRLSNLMAFDATARGNWGCPPEHYPEVLELVLSGRVAVEPFVDKRPLGTINETFEALEAHELKTRPVLVPEV, encoded by the coding sequence TTGCGGATTACTTCCTGGGTGTTCGAGGCGCCGGGTAAGCCCATGGTGCCCCTCGAGCGTGACGTCCAACCGGGGAGGGGCGAGGTGCTCGTCCAGGTCGCGGGATGTGGCGTCTGCCACACCGACCTCGGGTTCGTCTACGGGGGCGTTCGCACGCGGCACCCGCTACCCCTTTGCCTCGGTCACGAGGTCAGCGGCCGGGTGGTGGAGGCGGGAACGGACGCGGAATCCTGGCTTTCGAAAGACGTCATCGTCCCCGCCGTCATCCCCTGTGGACGGTGCGCCGCCTGCAAGGCGGGCCGTGCATCGGTTTGCCCTCACCAGGTCTTCCCCGGAAACGACGTCCACGGGGGGTTCGCGACGCATCTGGCGGTGCCTGCTCGCGGCCTGTGCCGAGTTCCCGATCTGCTGGATCCCGGCAAGAATCCGTCAGGGGCCGATCTCCAGAGCCTTTCGGTCATCGCCGACGCGGTGTCGACGCCGTACCAGGCCGTGCGCCAGAGTGGGCTCGGGGAGGGAGACCTCGCGGTTTTCGTCGGAGTCGGGGGAGTCGGCGGCTTCGGCGTTCAGATCGCCAAAGCCTTCGGCGCCGAGGTCGTGGCCGTCGATGTCGACGATGAGCGTCTCGACGCCCTTTCCCGCTACGGAGCGTCCGTGACGATCGGCTCCGCCGCCATCGAGGCGAACGAGGTCAAGAATCGTGTTCGAGCCTTTGCGGGCGAGCATGACATTCCGAGCTGGCGGTGGCGGATCTTCGAGACCTCGGGCTCGCCTTCGGGCCAGATGACGGCATACTCGCTGCTCGTTCCGGGAAGTTATCTGGGAGTCGTGGGCTATACGCCCGAGAAGATCGAGCTTCGCCTTTCGAACCTCATGGCCTTCGACGCCACCGCCCGGGGCAACTGGGGATGCCCCCCGGAGCATTATCCCGAGGTGCTCGAGCTCGTGCTTTCGGGGCGGGTTGCGGTGGAACCGTTCGTCGACAAGCGCCCGCTCGGCACCATCAACGAGACCTTCGAGGCGCTCGAGGCGCACGAGCTCAAGACCCGGCCGGTTCTCGTTCCGGAGGTTTGA